Proteins encoded within one genomic window of Streptomyces taklimakanensis:
- a CDS encoding DUF5304 family protein translates to MSDANERPTDTDTDAWAAACEEDLAAERERRRERYGTPPGSAAEELRKLAEAVTGKLAELGASPVGPAAAGAVRQLAEQARAAVEPVVERNPRVFEHLAAAGGELLAAYRAAVTGQEGRWTRGDTEPEARGEEAGPRETGGVPKGPDGDRDHPAGRNGTDRDEDGDVPRGDGSSGSQRIDLD, encoded by the coding sequence GTGAGCGATGCCAACGAGCGCCCCACCGACACCGACACCGACGCCTGGGCCGCCGCCTGCGAGGAGGACCTCGCCGCCGAGCGGGAGCGCCGTCGCGAGCGGTACGGGACCCCGCCCGGCAGCGCCGCCGAGGAACTGCGCAAGCTGGCCGAGGCGGTCACCGGGAAGCTCGCCGAACTCGGCGCGTCGCCGGTCGGTCCGGCCGCGGCGGGTGCCGTGCGACAGCTCGCCGAGCAGGCCAGGGCGGCGGTGGAGCCCGTGGTGGAGCGGAACCCGAGGGTCTTCGAGCACCTGGCGGCCGCCGGAGGCGAACTCCTGGCCGCCTACCGGGCCGCGGTCACGGGGCAGGAGGGCCGCTGGACCCGCGGCGACACGGAACCGGAGGCGCGGGGCGAGGAGGCCGGCCCCCGGGAGACCGGCGGGGTGCCAAAGGGCCCGGACGGCGACCGGGACCACCCGGCGGGCCGGAACGGGACGGACCGGGACGAAGACGGCGACGTCCCCCGGGGTGACGGCTCTTCCGGCTCCCAGCGGATCGATCTCGACTGA
- a CDS encoding endonuclease/exonuclease/phosphatase family protein has protein sequence MTTEKLDDLPASRTEPDGSAVVRVLSYNVRSLRDDVGALVRVVRACAPDVVCVQEAPRFFRWRKHAARFARAAGLVHVTGGATATGPMILTSLRAGVERTEDILLPRTPGLHRRGLATAVLRFGPSARLAVICCHLSLAEWERHEQAGAVLKRLAEMGEGAAVVAGDLNDEPDGRAFRRLAAELRDGWATSPWGGENTSPARGPRKRIDAVLAGGAVEVLGCGVPAGLPGVTEADLRAATDHLPVLAALRIPAAGLKGAG, from the coding sequence ATGACGACCGAGAAGCTCGACGATCTGCCCGCCTCCCGCACCGAGCCCGACGGCTCGGCCGTGGTCCGGGTGCTCAGCTACAACGTCCGTTCCCTGCGCGACGACGTGGGGGCGCTGGTCCGGGTCGTCCGGGCCTGCGCCCCCGACGTCGTCTGCGTCCAGGAGGCGCCGCGCTTCTTCCGGTGGCGCAAGCACGCCGCCCGGTTCGCCCGGGCGGCGGGCCTGGTCCACGTCACGGGCGGGGCGACGGCCACCGGACCGATGATCCTGACCTCGCTGCGCGCCGGCGTGGAGCGCACCGAGGACATCCTGCTGCCGCGCACCCCCGGGCTGCACCGCCGCGGGCTGGCGACGGCCGTGCTCCGCTTCGGCCCGTCCGCCCGGCTGGCGGTGATCTGCTGCCACCTCAGCCTGGCCGAGTGGGAACGCCACGAGCAGGCGGGGGCGGTCCTGAAGCGGCTGGCGGAGATGGGCGAGGGCGCGGCGGTGGTGGCCGGGGACCTCAACGACGAGCCCGACGGCCGGGCCTTCCGCCGGCTCGCCGCCGAGCTCCGGGACGGCTGGGCCACCAGCCCCTGGGGCGGCGAGAACACCTCTCCGGCCCGCGGGCCCCGCAAACGCATCGACGCCGTGCTGGCCGGTGGGGCGGTGGAGGTGCTGGGGTGCGGAGTGCCCGCCGGCCTGCCGGGCGTCACCGAGGCGGACCTGCGGGCGGCCACGGACCACCTGCCCGTCCTGGCCGCCCTGCGCATCCCCGCCGCCGGTCTCAAGGGCGCCGGCTAG
- a CDS encoding ROK family glucokinase, with product MGLTIGVDIGGTKIAAGVVDEEGAILETSTVPTPPTADGVIDAIAEAVRKVSTGHGVEAVGIGAAGYVDDKRATVLFAPNINWRNEALKDKVEQRVDLPVVVENDANAAAWGEYRFGAGKGHDDVVCITLGTGLGGGIIIGGKLHRGRFGVAAEFGHIRVVPDGLLCGCGSQGCWEQYASGRALVRYARQRAAATPENAKILLALGDGTPDSIEGRHVSQAAREGCPVAVDSFRELARWAGAGLADLASLFDPSAFIVGGGVSDEGDLVLEPIRKSFRRWLVGGQWRPHAQVLAAQLGGRAGLVGAADLARQG from the coding sequence ATGGGACTCACCATCGGCGTCGACATCGGCGGTACCAAGATCGCGGCCGGCGTGGTCGACGAGGAGGGCGCGATCCTCGAAACCAGCACGGTGCCCACCCCGCCCACGGCGGACGGCGTCATCGACGCCATCGCGGAGGCGGTCCGCAAGGTCAGCACCGGACACGGGGTCGAGGCGGTCGGCATCGGCGCGGCCGGCTACGTCGACGACAAGCGGGCCACCGTGCTCTTCGCCCCCAACATCAACTGGCGGAACGAGGCGCTCAAGGACAAGGTCGAGCAACGCGTCGACCTCCCGGTCGTCGTCGAGAACGACGCCAACGCCGCCGCCTGGGGCGAGTACCGCTTCGGCGCGGGCAAGGGGCACGACGACGTCGTGTGCATCACCCTGGGCACCGGACTGGGCGGCGGCATCATCATCGGCGGGAAGCTGCACCGCGGACGCTTCGGCGTCGCGGCGGAGTTCGGCCACATCCGGGTCGTCCCCGACGGCCTGCTGTGCGGCTGCGGCAGCCAGGGCTGTTGGGAGCAGTACGCCTCCGGGCGAGCGCTGGTCCGCTACGCCCGGCAGCGTGCCGCCGCCACCCCCGAGAACGCGAAGATCCTGCTCGCCCTGGGGGACGGGACTCCCGACTCCATCGAGGGCCGGCACGTCAGCCAGGCCGCCCGGGAGGGCTGCCCGGTGGCCGTCGACTCCTTCCGCGAGCTGGCCCGCTGGGCGGGCGCGGGGCTGGCCGACCTGGCCTCCCTCTTCGACCCGTCCGCCTTCATCGTCGGCGGCGGGGTCTCCGACGAGGGCGACCTCGTCCTGGAACCCATCCGCAAGTCCTTCCGCCGCTGGCTGGTGGGCGGCCAGTGGCGTCCGCACGCCCAGGTGCTCGCCGCCCAGCTCGGCGGCCGGGCCGGTCTGGTGGGAGCGGCCGACCTGGCCCGCCAGGGCTGA
- a CDS encoding CU044_5270 family protein yields MREIELLGDWEPEEAPLTDEARARVRARLLTAARSGPYHAPEPTGRRRRPVPVVALGGALAAAVAAGVLAAADLGGDPGGLLVSPPASSSFAPPPAPPSYGPGPAEILRRAAAYEREHSETVVPRDGRFVYVRETVEERIAATGETRTRTDESWMPVGDSRPSAGAGAVWPPRTWRELEALPTDPDELLRLLRDEIRLDPDTGRPATADDRPDAGDFLVELLRDTPVMPEGLRAAAYEALARIPGITAGVGREHVEGVEVSYANPWAEGAAAETVFVFDAETHVLLDVRDERVVDGQRVRISSRLEEYAVVDGASRRP; encoded by the coding sequence ATGCGTGAGATCGAACTGCTCGGGGATTGGGAGCCGGAGGAGGCTCCGCTCACCGACGAGGCCCGCGCCCGGGTCCGGGCGCGGCTCCTCACCGCGGCACGCTCCGGCCCGTACCACGCGCCGGAACCGACCGGGCGTCGCCGCCGTCCCGTGCCGGTCGTCGCCCTCGGCGGCGCGCTGGCCGCCGCCGTCGCCGCCGGCGTCCTGGCCGCGGCGGACCTCGGCGGGGACCCGGGCGGTCTGCTCGTCTCCCCGCCCGCCTCCTCCTCGTTCGCCCCGCCGCCCGCCCCGCCCTCGTACGGCCCCGGCCCCGCGGAGATCCTCAGGAGGGCGGCCGCGTACGAGCGGGAGCACTCCGAGACCGTCGTGCCGCGCGACGGCCGGTTCGTCTACGTCAGGGAGACCGTCGAGGAACGGATCGCGGCGACCGGCGAGACCCGGACCCGCACCGACGAGTCCTGGATGCCGGTGGGGGACTCCCGGCCCTCGGCGGGGGCCGGGGCGGTGTGGCCGCCGCGCACCTGGCGGGAGCTGGAGGCGCTGCCGACCGACCCGGACGAGCTCCTGCGCCTCCTGCGCGACGAGATCCGCCTGGATCCCGACACCGGCCGCCCGGCCACCGCCGACGACCGGCCGGACGCGGGGGACTTTCTGGTGGAACTGCTGCGCGACACACCGGTGATGCCCGAGGGGCTGCGGGCGGCGGCCTACGAGGCCCTCGCCCGGATCCCGGGGATCACGGCCGGCGTGGGCCGGGAGCACGTCGAGGGCGTCGAGGTCTCCTACGCGAACCCGTGGGCCGAGGGCGCCGCGGCCGAGACCGTGTTCGTCTTCGACGCGGAGACCCACGTCCTCCTCGACGTGCGCGACGAGCGCGTCGTGGACGGCCAAAGGGTCCGCATCAGCTCCCGTCTGGAGGAGTACGCGGTGGTGGACGGGGCTAGCCGGCGCCCTTGA